From Nicotiana tabacum cultivar K326 chromosome 20, ASM71507v2, whole genome shotgun sequence, one genomic window encodes:
- the LOC107784650 gene encoding 3'-5' exonuclease-like: MAEVYGVSFYNDQIEVTVTKNAVAVNDWILQTIHIHRRRLHKLLIGLDIEWLPYFNPKDKQSVALLQLCVGRRCLLFQLLHKDFMPGYLAQFLSNPNFTFVGVGVEGDAEKLMYDHGLFVANTVDLNQLALLYYGEYVYGKMGLKRMAKAVVGKVMEKPKDVTLSKWDAEDLCYEQVEYGAIDAFVSFEIGKKLFNEMGDREKELNCHYQPWQLLQETQGMFQNLALFLNQK; the protein is encoded by the coding sequence aTGGCTGAAGTGTACGGAGTCTCTTTCTACAATGACCAAATAGAGGTTACTGTAACCAAGAATGCAGTCGCGGTTAATGACTGGATTTTGCAGACTATTCATATTCATAGGCGAAGACTACACAAGCTCCTTATTGGTCTTGATATCGAGTGGCTCCCATATTTCAATCCAAAAGACAAACAATCAGTTGCTCTCCTCCAACTTTGTGTAGGCCGACGTTGCCTTCTTTTTCAACTCCTACACAAAGATTTCATGCCCGGATACCTCGCACAATTTCTGAGTAACCCTAATTTTACATTCGTTGGTGTCGGGGTTGAAGGAGATGCTGAGAAGTTGATGTATGATCACGGGCTTTTCGTGGCGAATACTGTGGATTTGAACCAACTTGCATTGTTGTATTATGGAGAATATGTGTATGGAAAGATGGGTTTGAAGAGAATGGCAAAAGCAGTAGTTGGGAAAGTAATGGAAAAGCCAAAGGATGTTACTTTGAGTAAGTGGGATGCAGAGGATTTGTGCTATGAACAAGTTGAATATGGTGCTATTGATGCTTTTGTCTCGTTTGAGATTGGAAAAAAATTGTTTAATGAAATGGGAGACAGAGAGAAGGAATTGAATTGCCATTATCAGCCATGGCAGTTGCTACAAGAAACACAGGGGATGTTTCAAAATCTTGCTCTGTTTTTGAATCAGAAATAA
- the LOC107784652 gene encoding actin-related protein 2/3 complex subunit 1A isoform X1 — MAATSIHKFAQCITCHAWSPDLSMIALCPNNSEVHIYKLSEDKWEKVHVLQKHDQIVSGIDWSSRSNKIVTVSHDRNSYVWNQEASGWVPTLVILRLNRAALCVQWSPKENKFAVGSGAKTVCICYYEQENNWWVSKLIRKRHDSSVTSIAWHPNNILLATTSTDGKCRVFSTFIKGVDAKDSAMGNSADTKFGEQIVQLDLCFCWAFGVRWSPSGNTLSYVGHNSMIYFVDEVGPSAAAQSVAIRDLPLRDVSFLSERMVVGVGFDCNPMVFVADESGLWSFLRFLDERKAASSSAKYGSQFSEAFGKFYGQSKYSANNNVEQSRGAHDNCINCILPLAKQRKSSVTRFSTSGLDGKVVIWDLQKQEDLLEYL; from the exons ATGGCAGCAACTTCAATACATAAGTTTGCTCAGTGCATTACTTGCCATGCTTGGAGTCCCGACCTCTCCA TGATTGCGCTTTGTCCTAACAATAGTGAAGTACATATATATAAACTATCCGAGGACAAGTGGGAGAAGGTCCATGTTCTTCAAAAG CATGACCAAATTGTGTCTGGTATAGATTGGAGTTCAAGATCCAATAAAATAGTTACTGTTTCTCATGATCGTAATTC ATATGTTTGGAACCAAGAAGCGTCAGGGTGGGTACCTACTCTGGTCATTCTCAGGCTAAATCGTGCAGCACTTTGTGTGCAGTGGAGTCCAAAAG AAAACAAGTTTGCTGTTGGAAGTGGGGCTAAAACTGTTTGTATATGCTACTATGAGCAAGAAAATAACTG GTGGGTGAGTAAGCTAATCAGGAAAAGGCATGATTCATCGGTAACAAGTATTGCTTGGCATCCGAATAAT ATTCTCCTAGCAACAACATCCACTGATGGTAAATGTCGAGTATTTTCAACATTCATTAAAGGTGTCGATGCAAA GGACTCTGCAATGGGGAATTCTGCAGATACCAAATTTGGAGAG CAAATTGTCCAGCTTGATCTCTGCTTTTGCTGGGCTTTTGGTGTCAGATGGTCCCCAAGTGGCAATACCTTATCATATGTAG GTCATAACTCAATGATATACTTTGTTGATGAAGTTGGTCCCTCTGCTGCAGCACAAAGTGTAGCAATCCGCGATTTGCCTCTTCGTGAT GTATCGTTTCTTTCTGAAAGGATGGTTGTTGGTGTGGGATTTGATTGCAACCCGATGGTATTTGTGGCAGATGAAAGTGGACTCTG GAGTTTCTTGAGATTCCTTGATGAGCGGAAAGCAGCGTCGTCAAGTGCTAAATATGGATCACAG TTTTCCGAAGCTTTTGGGAAATTCTATGGTCAATCAAAGTATTCAGCCAACAACAATGTTGAGCAGTCAAGAGGCGCTCATGACAACTGTATCAA TTGCATATTACCACTTGCAAAACAGAGAAAATCTAGTGTCACCcgtttcagcacttcag GACTTGATGGAAAGGTAGTGATATGGGATTTGCAGAAGCAAGAAGATTTATTGGAATATCTATGA
- the LOC107784652 gene encoding actin-related protein 2/3 complex subunit 1A isoform X2 yields MAATSIHKFAQCITCHAWSPDLSMIALCPNNSEVHIYKLSEDKWEKVHVLQKHDQIVSGIDWSSRSNKIVTVSHDRNSYVWNQEASGWVPTLVILRLNRAALCVQWSPKENKFAVGSGAKTVCICYYEQENNWWVSKLIRKRHDSSVTSIAWHPNNILLATTSTDGKCRVFSTFIKGVDAKDSAMGNSADTKFGELDLCFCWAFGVRWSPSGNTLSYVGHNSMIYFVDEVGPSAAAQSVAIRDLPLRDVSFLSERMVVGVGFDCNPMVFVADESGLWSFLRFLDERKAASSSAKYGSQFSEAFGKFYGQSKYSANNNVEQSRGAHDNCINCILPLAKQRKSSVTRFSTSGLDGKVVIWDLQKQEDLLEYL; encoded by the exons ATGGCAGCAACTTCAATACATAAGTTTGCTCAGTGCATTACTTGCCATGCTTGGAGTCCCGACCTCTCCA TGATTGCGCTTTGTCCTAACAATAGTGAAGTACATATATATAAACTATCCGAGGACAAGTGGGAGAAGGTCCATGTTCTTCAAAAG CATGACCAAATTGTGTCTGGTATAGATTGGAGTTCAAGATCCAATAAAATAGTTACTGTTTCTCATGATCGTAATTC ATATGTTTGGAACCAAGAAGCGTCAGGGTGGGTACCTACTCTGGTCATTCTCAGGCTAAATCGTGCAGCACTTTGTGTGCAGTGGAGTCCAAAAG AAAACAAGTTTGCTGTTGGAAGTGGGGCTAAAACTGTTTGTATATGCTACTATGAGCAAGAAAATAACTG GTGGGTGAGTAAGCTAATCAGGAAAAGGCATGATTCATCGGTAACAAGTATTGCTTGGCATCCGAATAAT ATTCTCCTAGCAACAACATCCACTGATGGTAAATGTCGAGTATTTTCAACATTCATTAAAGGTGTCGATGCAAA GGACTCTGCAATGGGGAATTCTGCAGATACCAAATTTGGAGAG CTTGATCTCTGCTTTTGCTGGGCTTTTGGTGTCAGATGGTCCCCAAGTGGCAATACCTTATCATATGTAG GTCATAACTCAATGATATACTTTGTTGATGAAGTTGGTCCCTCTGCTGCAGCACAAAGTGTAGCAATCCGCGATTTGCCTCTTCGTGAT GTATCGTTTCTTTCTGAAAGGATGGTTGTTGGTGTGGGATTTGATTGCAACCCGATGGTATTTGTGGCAGATGAAAGTGGACTCTG GAGTTTCTTGAGATTCCTTGATGAGCGGAAAGCAGCGTCGTCAAGTGCTAAATATGGATCACAG TTTTCCGAAGCTTTTGGGAAATTCTATGGTCAATCAAAGTATTCAGCCAACAACAATGTTGAGCAGTCAAGAGGCGCTCATGACAACTGTATCAA TTGCATATTACCACTTGCAAAACAGAGAAAATCTAGTGTCACCcgtttcagcacttcag GACTTGATGGAAAGGTAGTGATATGGGATTTGCAGAAGCAAGAAGATTTATTGGAATATCTATGA